The following are encoded in a window of Arthrobacter woluwensis genomic DNA:
- a CDS encoding DUF1048 domain-containing protein, which translates to MAAKWIEALTGSLEQKKQYRQAKARLDALPSPYREVANAQHRYSMYYGGITDGDTLVQMFLDLADLWERAALDGTPISAIVGEDPVEFAENYAQSYGGAQWIDKERARLIKAVDDAKTQEDRP; encoded by the coding sequence ATGGCCGCGAAATGGATCGAAGCGCTCACCGGATCGCTCGAACAGAAGAAGCAGTACCGCCAGGCGAAGGCCCGGCTCGACGCCCTCCCCTCGCCGTACCGGGAGGTCGCCAACGCCCAGCACCGGTACTCGATGTACTACGGCGGGATCACCGACGGCGACACCCTCGTCCAGATGTTCCTGGACCTGGCCGACCTCTGGGAGCGTGCGGCGCTGGACGGCACCCCCATCAGCGCCATCGTCGGCGAGGATCCCGTGGAATTCGCTGAGAACTACGCCCAGTCCTACGGTGGCGCCCAGTGGATCGACAAGGAGCGCGCCCGCCTCATCAAGGCGGTCGACGACGCGAAGACACAGGAGGACAGGCCATGA
- a CDS encoding ABC transporter ATP-binding protein, producing MSAPAISVRGIEKSYKDLPVLRGVDFEVERGGIFALLGSNGAGKTTMVRILSTLLQADAGTATVLGHDVAREGLSVREVISLTGQFAAVDEILTGRENLVLVAKLRHVPDPGGVADELLAAFRLTEAGGRKAGSYSGGMRRRLDIAMSLVGHPEVIYLDEPTTGLDPEARLEVWELVKGLAAGGTTVLLTTQYLDEAEHLADRIAILHEGRIIANGTLTELKRLLPAATVEYVEKQPTLEEIFLQLIGPRQTQKEDAS from the coding sequence ATGAGCGCGCCGGCAATCTCCGTCCGTGGCATCGAGAAATCGTACAAGGACCTCCCGGTCCTCCGCGGCGTCGATTTCGAGGTCGAAAGGGGCGGGATCTTCGCCCTTCTCGGCTCCAACGGCGCCGGAAAGACCACCATGGTGCGGATCCTCTCAACCCTCCTTCAGGCCGACGCCGGCACCGCCACGGTGCTGGGCCACGACGTCGCGCGTGAAGGCCTGAGCGTCCGCGAAGTCATCAGCCTCACCGGCCAGTTCGCGGCCGTGGACGAGATCCTCACCGGCCGCGAGAACCTGGTGCTGGTCGCGAAACTCCGCCATGTGCCCGATCCGGGAGGCGTCGCCGACGAACTCCTGGCGGCGTTCCGTCTCACGGAGGCCGGCGGCCGGAAGGCCGGCAGCTATTCCGGAGGCATGCGGCGCCGTCTCGACATCGCGATGAGCCTGGTGGGGCATCCCGAGGTGATCTATCTGGACGAGCCGACCACCGGACTCGACCCCGAAGCCCGCCTCGAAGTCTGGGAGCTCGTCAAGGGTCTCGCCGCCGGCGGCACCACGGTCCTGCTGACCACGCAGTACCTCGACGAGGCGGAGCATCTGGCCGACCGCATCGCCATCCTGCATGAAGGCCGGATCATCGCCAACGGCACCCTGACGGAGCTCAAGCGGCTCCTTCCGGCGGCCACGGTGGAGTACGTCGAGAAACAGCCGACGCTCGAGGAGATCTTCCTCCAGCTCATCGGTCCACGTCAGACCCAGAAGGAGGACGCGTCATGA
- a CDS encoding PadR family transcriptional regulator produces MGKQMTEMLKGTLEGIVLALLAEQPAYGYEITARLRDRGFADIAEGTIYALLVRLEQKKLVDVQKVPSEKGPPRKVFTLNAQGAQELDEFWKTWTFLAQHIEQLNKTGNKEN; encoded by the coding sequence ATGGGCAAGCAGATGACCGAGATGCTCAAAGGCACTCTGGAGGGCATCGTCCTCGCCCTCCTGGCCGAGCAGCCGGCCTATGGATATGAGATCACCGCACGCCTGCGGGACCGGGGTTTCGCCGACATCGCCGAGGGCACCATCTACGCCCTCCTGGTGCGGCTCGAGCAGAAGAAGCTCGTGGACGTCCAGAAAGTGCCGAGCGAGAAAGGGCCGCCCCGGAAGGTGTTCACCCTCAACGCGCAGGGAGCCCAGGAGCTCGACGAGTTCTGGAAGACCTGGACATTCCTCGCACAGCACATCGAACAGCTGAACAAGACCGGAAACAAGGAGAACTGA
- a CDS encoding ABC transporter permease: MSTHALADTATLTGRSLRHIFRSADTIITTAVTPIALMLLFVYVFGGALRQSTGTENYVNYLLPGILLIAIASGIAYTAFRLFTDLQSGIFERFHSMPIARSSVLWAHVLTSMVANGITLVIIFGVGFLMGFRTGASVLAWLGVIGILLLFTLALTWLAIIAGLSAKTTDGASAFSYPLIFLPFISSAFVPTATMPGPVRWFAENQPVTSIVNTIQALFAGQPVGSDIWVALAWCVGILVVAYVLAIAAYRKKIS; the protein is encoded by the coding sequence ATGAGCACTCACGCGCTCGCGGACACCGCGACACTCACCGGCCGCTCCCTGCGGCACATCTTCCGCAGCGCGGACACGATCATCACCACGGCGGTCACCCCGATCGCCCTGATGCTGCTCTTCGTCTACGTGTTCGGAGGAGCACTCCGGCAGAGCACCGGCACCGAGAACTACGTCAACTACCTGCTGCCGGGTATCCTGCTCATCGCCATCGCCTCCGGCATCGCGTACACGGCGTTCCGGCTGTTCACCGATCTGCAGAGCGGGATCTTCGAACGGTTCCACTCCATGCCGATCGCACGGTCCAGCGTGCTGTGGGCCCATGTGCTGACCTCGATGGTGGCCAACGGGATCACGCTGGTGATCATCTTCGGCGTCGGGTTCCTCATGGGCTTCCGCACCGGAGCGAGCGTGCTCGCCTGGCTCGGCGTCATCGGGATCCTGCTCCTCTTCACCCTGGCGCTCACCTGGCTCGCCATCATCGCGGGCCTGAGCGCCAAGACGACCGACGGCGCCAGCGCCTTCTCCTACCCGCTCATCTTCCTGCCGTTCATCAGCTCGGCCTTCGTGCCGACCGCCACCATGCCCGGTCCGGTCCGGTGGTTCGCCGAGAACCAGCCCGTGACCTCGATCGTGAACACGATCCAGGCGCTGTTCGCCGGGCAGCCGGTGGGAAGCGACATCTGGGTGGCGCTGGCCTGGTGCGTCGGCATCCTCGTGGTCGCCTACGTGCTGGCGATCGCCGCCTACCGGAAGAAGATCAGTTGA